Genomic DNA from Desulfurivibrio alkaliphilus AHT 2:
CGGCTGTTGCTGTTGCCGCCGCTGATGGTGCTGGTTGCTTTTTCCCTGCTGGTCTATTTTCTTGCCGCCAAGGGCGTATATATGCGGGTTGAGCACCTGGGGCTGGATATTTCCGGCCTGCTCAACGGGGTGCCCGTGGGGCACATGTCCCCCCTGACCGCCTTTGGCTTCGTCTGGTTGGGTTTGGTCCTGGCCCTGTTGCTGGCGGCCCGGCTCTGGTCCCGGCCGGCCGGGGTCGAGGCCCGGGCCTTTTACGGCCTGATCCTGATTTTCGTGGTGCTGATCGCCGGGATCATCACCGCCGGTTTTGTCTCGTTTCGTCATCATGAGCAGGGGCACCGGGCGGCCATGGTCCATGAACTCTCCGCCGTGGCCGCCCTTAAAGCCGAAAGAATCACCGCCTGGCTCCGGGAGTTGCAGTTGAACGGAGAGGAACTGGCGCGCAACCACGGCTTTGCCGATCGGGTTGAAAAATGGCTGCAGCATGATGACCTGCAGGAACGCGAGGTGGTGTTAAGTCGCCTGGCAGATCAGATGGAGGTGTACAATTTCTATGGTATCACCTTGCTGGCTGCCGATAAACAATATGTTTACAGTCAGGGTCTTAACTGGGACCGGCGGGAGGAGGTGAAAGAACTGCTGGAACTGGCCGCCGATACCGGCTGGGTGGTGCGCAGCGACCTGTTCAAGGACGATGCGGGGGTGGTGCACATGATCTGGGTGGTGCCGATCATTGCCGATCCCCGGCGGCCGCCGGTGGCCTTTGTGATCCGCTCGGTCATGGCCGGTGACTTCCTGTTCCCCTTTCTGGCCGGCTGGCCGGGGGCCAGCCAGAGTGCCGAAACCCTGCTGGTACGGCCGGAGGGCAAGCAGGTGCGCTATCTCAATCCGCCCAGGTTCGCCTCCGCTTCCCCTTTGGAACTGGTTTTGCCGCTGGGCCGGGAGGAAGTACCGGCGGTGCAGGCGGTTCTGGGGCGGCAGGGTATTGTCGAAGGGGTCGATTACCGGGGGGTGCCGGTGGTCGCCGCCTTGCAGCCGGTGCCCCAAACTTCCTGGTATCTGCTGGCCCGCATGGACATGGCGGAGATGTATGCCCCGCTGCGGGAGCGGTTATGGGTGATTATGCTGGCCGTTCTGGTCCTGCTGATGGTTGCCGCCGCCGGCGTGGTCCTGCTCCGGCGCCGGCAACAGCACGACCAGCAACTGGCCCGGCTGAGCCGCGAAGCCCAGCGCCAGCGGCACCAAAAAGCGGAACTGGAGCAACAGGTGGCCCGGCGCACCGCTCAGCTGGCGACGGTCAACCGTGAGCTGGAGGCCTTTACCTATTCGGTTTCCCATGACCTCAAGGCGCCTCTGCGCGGGATCGAGGGCTACAGCCGGCTGCTGCTCCGGGATTACCAGGAGCAACTGGATGAAGATGGGCGGCTTTTGGTCGGCTATATCTGCCGGGGCGTGGAGCAGATGCAGGAACTGATCGAGGCCCTGCTGGCCTATTCCCGCCTGGAGCGGCGGGAAATAAAACAGCAGGGGGTGGAACCGGCCGGGCTGGTGCAAGCGGTACTGGCAGGCTTTGCCGACCAGCTTGAGGCCGCCGGGGTGGAACTGCAAGTAGAGGTGCCGGAATGTAAGGTGTGTGCCGACCCCGAAGGCTTGCGTATGGCCCTGCGCAACCTGCTGGCCAACGCCATAAAATTCAGTCGTAACTCCCGGCCGCCGCGGGTGTCGATCCGGGCCGTGCCCCAGGGTGGCAAACTGCTGCTGTCGGTGCAGGATAACGGGGTTGGGTTTAAGATGAAAGACGCGGAGCGGATTTTTGAGATCTTTACCCGCCTGGCCAGGGACCACGATGAGGCCGGCAGCGGGGTGGGGCTGGCGCTGGTACGTAAGGCCGTTGAGCGGATGGGTGGCCGGGTCTGGGCGGAAAGCGAGCCCGGTTGCGGCGCGACCTTTTGGCTGGAGATTCCCTTGGCGGCTGCACCGCACCGGGATCAAACGACCGCCGAGCATCCTATGAATGCTCATGATCGGAGCATAATGCAGGGGAGTTGATGATGAAGGGGGAAGCAGCGGGAGAAGCAACAGGTAAGCGTATTCTCTACCTGGAAGACAATCCCATGGACGTTGATCTCACCCGGCGTACCTTGGCCCGGCTGCAGCCGGATTGTCGGTTGCAGGTGGCGGGTACCGTTGCCGAGGCCCTGGAGTTGCTGGCACCGGCTGAGCCGCCCTATGACGTGGTGCTCCTTGATCTGCGTCTGCCCGACGGTAGCGGCTTGGAGGTGCTGAGTGCCATCAGGGCCCGCAAATTGCCCCTGGCGGTGGTGGTTTTAACCGGTTCTGGCAGTCGTGATGCCGCCATTGCCGCCCTCCAGGCCGGTGCCGACAACTACCTGGTCAAGCAGGATGATTATCTGGAGCGCCTGCCCAGCACCCTGGAGTTTGCCCTGGAACATTTCCGGCAACAGGGAAGTGGCTGGAGTAGGGCTTTGCGCGTGCTCTATGCCGAACATAAAACGGCGGATGCCGAACTGGTACAGGAACACCTTGCCGAGCATGCGCCTCATGTAAGCCTGGAGAGGTTCAGCGATGGGGCCGCGCTGCTGGCCCGGCTGAGCGGGCAACAGGGAGTGGTGGCCGGCGATGTTTTGTTGCTGGATTTTGATTTGCCGGACATCGATGCCCTGGAAGTGGTGAAAAGGTTGCGTGAAGAGATAAGGCTGGATGTGCCGGTGGTGCTCATCGGCAATCAGGGCAGCGAGCATGAAGTGGCCGAGGCCATGGGGCTGGGGGTGGCCGACTACCTGATTAAACAGTCCGGTTACCTTTACGGGTTGCCTAATACCCTGGAGCAGGTTGCCCGCCTGGCCCAGTTGCAGCGGGAACAGGCGGCCCTGCGGGCCAGCGAGCAGCGCCACCGCCTGCTGGCCGCCGCCCTGGATGCCAGCCGGGATGGTATGGTGATTACTGATCTTAAAGGAAAAATTGTCGCCATCAACCCGGCTTTCACCACCATTACCGGCTACTGCCAGGATGAGGCCCTGGGCAAAAACCCGAGGATCTTGCAGTCCGGTCGCCACGATCGCGCTTTTTATCAGGCAATGTGGGCCAGTCTCAAAAAAAACGGCCACTGGCAGGGTGAGGTGTGGAATCGCCGCAAAAACGGTGAAATTTACCCGGAATTGCTCTCCATCAGCACGGTCTACGACGACGGCGGACAGCCGGCCTACTATGTCGGGGTCAAAACCGATCTTACCAGCCTGCGCCGGAGCGAGGAGCAGTTGCAGTATTTGGCCCACCACGACCCGCTGACCGGTTTGCCCAATCGCCTGCTGCTGGAAGCCCGCCTGGAGCACGGCCTGGAGCGGGCCCGGCGGGAAGGGGGCAAGCTGGCCGTGATGGTGATCAACCTGGATCGTTTTCGGACCATCAACGACAGCCTGGGCTACGCCGCCGGGGACCGGCTGTTGGAAGAGATCAGCCAGCGCCTGCGCGATTGTGTGCGGGCCGAAGATACCCTGGCCCGGCTGGCCGGCGATGAGTTCGCCCTGGTGCTGGAGATGATCCACGATTACCGGGAGGCGGAGATCATGGGGCGGCGCCTGCAACAGGCCCTGGATGAACCTTTCACCTTGCCCGACGAATATGAGGCCTTCATGCATTTGAGCATCGGGATCAGTGTTTATCCCCAGGACGGGGACACGGTGGATATCCTGTTGCGGGGGGCCGATATCGCCGTGGGTCTGGCCAAGGAAGGTGGCGGCGGCCAGGTTTTTTATACTTCCGCTGACCTGAATAGCCAGGCCCGGCGTACCTTGGAGCTGGAAGGGGCCTTGCGCCGGGCCCAGGAACAGGGCGAGTTCCTGCTTTACTATCAACCCAAAGTGGATCTGCACAGCGGCCGGGTGGTGGGGGTTGAGGCCCTGCTGCGCTGGCGGCGACCCGGGCACGGGCTGGTTTCTCCGGGGGAGTTTATCCCGGTGGCGGAACGCAGCGGCTTGATTGCCGACCTTGGCACCTGGGTGATCCATGAGGCCTGCCGCCAGATTCAAGCCTGGCGGGAAGCGGGCCTGGGAGAAGTGAGGGTGGCGGTCAATGTTTCGGCCCGCCAGTTTAATCATGGCGACCTGAAGGAAATCCTGGCCGGCGCCCTCAAGACCCATGATGTGAAGGGGGAACTGTTGACCCTGGAACTCACCGAAAGTATGCTGATGCTCAACCCCGAAGAGGCCATAACCCGGATGGCGACTCTCAAGGAGTTGGGTGTCAAGCTGGCGCTGGACGACTTCGGCACCGGTTTCTCCAGCTTTTCCAGCCTGAGCCGTTTCCCCATTGATCAACTGAAGATCGATCGCAGCTTTGTCGCCGGGCTGGCCGTCGAAGCCGATGCGTCCACCATCGCCGTTTCCATCATTGCCATGGCCCACCGGATGGGCCTGAAAGTGGTGGCGGAAGGGGTGGAGACCGAGGTCCAAAGCGGTTATCTGCGTCAAAATGGCTGCGAGGAGATGCAGGGGTTTCTGTTCAGCAAACCCTTGCCGGCCGAGGAGTTGGCCGAGTTGTTGCGGCAGGGCCGTGCCATGGAGGTGCCGGAGGTGGCGGATGAGCAGACCCTTTTGATTGTCGATGACGAGATCAATGTCTTGAAGGCCCTGCAGCGCTTGTTGCTGGATGAAGGTTACCGGGTGCTGACCGCCCCCGATGCCGCCACCGGCCTGGAATTGCTGGCCCGCCACCGGGTGCAGGTGATTATTTCCGACCAGCGGATGCCGGGCATGAGGGGGATCGAGTTTTTAAGCCGGGTCAAAGAGATCTATCCGGATACGGTACGGATGGTACTTTCCGGTTATGCCGACCTGGAAACGGTGGTGGAGGCGGTTAACGAGGGGGCGCTGTACAAGTTTCTGGCCAAGCCCTGGAAGGACGACCTGCTGCTGGAGCACATCCGGGAAGCCTTTCTTTATTACCAGGCGGTTGTTCGGCCTCGCCAGTAATCGTTCAGCCGTACCGCACCTTCGGGCGATCAGCCAGGCTTGAGTACCGGTGTACGCGGCGCCTGGCTGCTTACCCGAATTTGCGGCACGGCTGAACGATTACGGCCCGTTAGACCGGTAGGTTTGTACCCCTGGTAAACGAGTTATCCTCGCCAGGCTGGCCATGGCTGATAAGGAGCAAGCATGAGCAAAGAGGAACTGGACGGATTGCCGCCCGGCGATTATGAATTGCAGCCGCAAAATTCCGTGATCTGGCAGGCCAAGCGAGAATGGGAGTCCATTGTGGACTGCCTGGATGTGATGGTGCTGCTGGTTGATCAGTCCGGCTTGATCCGGCGCTGCAATCAGGCCTTTGCCTGTTTTCTGGTCCGCCCTTATGAGGAGGTCAACGGCCGCCTCTGGCCGGAGCTGTTTGCCGAGTGCGGTCTGGTTGAGGAGATTCGCAACGGTAACCGGGCCGAATATTATCATGGCCCCAGCGGGCGTACCTTCTGCTGCTGCTTTTACCCTTTTGCCGCTGAATATGCCGACGTCAAAGGCCTGGTGCTGGCCCTCCGGGATGTCTCCGAGCGGCACCGGGTGGCCACCGAGTTGCAGCGCAAAAACAGCGAGCTGGCGGCGGCCTATGACGACCTCAAGGCCTCCCAGGCCAAGCTGCTGCAGCAGGAAAAGCTGGCCTCCATCGGTCAGTTGGCCGCCGGGGTGGCCCACGAGATCAACAACCCGGTGGGTTTTGTGACCAGCAACCTGGGCTCCATGGTTAAGTACCTGGACAAGATCAGCCGTTTTTTAAGGGAGGAGCAGCGCCTGCTGGCCGCTGCCGCTGATCGGGAGTTACAGGAAAAAATCGAGGTGCAACGCCAGGCTTTAAAGCTTGATTTTGTCCTGGCCGACGCTGCCGATTTGCTCCGGGAGTCCCTGGAAGGGGTGGGGCGGGTGAAAAACATCGTGCAGAATCTCAAGCGCTTTTCCCGGGTGGACCAGGCCCTTTACCAGCGGGTTGATCTTAACCAGTGCCTGGAAGACACCTTGAATATTGTCTGGAATGAATTGAAATATAAAGTCACCCTGACCAAGGAATACGGGGAGTTGCCTTTGACCTGGTGTTACCCCCAGCAACTCAACCAGGTTTTCATGAACCTGCTGCTCAACGCGGTCCAGGCCATCGAGAAAGAAGGAGAGATTGGCATTCGGACCTGGGCGGAAGGGGGGGCAATTCTGGTCAGTATCAGCGACACCGGGTGCGGCATTCCTTTTGAGCACCAGAAGCGTCTGTTTGATCCCTTTTTTACCACCAAAGAGGCGGGCAAAGGGACCGGGCTGGGGTTGAGCATCGTCTACGATATTGTGGTTCAGCAGCATGGCGGCGAGGTGATGGTTTGCAGTGAGCCGGGTCGGGGAAGCGTTTTTCGGATATGGCTGCCGGTTCGGGAGCAGGAATGAAGTGCCCCCTGCGGGTGAAATCATGGAGACAAGGCGATAATGATAGACAAGCAACAGCAGCCGGCAGCAGCGGGTGGGCCAAAAGAGGCGGCCGGCGGTTTCGTGCTCTTTGTCGATGACGAAGATAACATCCTGCGGGCCCTGCGCCGGCTTTTCCAGGAGGAAAAGTTTGAAGTGGTCACCGCGACTTCGGGGGAGGAAGCCCTGGAGATCATCTCCCGGCGGGATGACTGCGCGGTGATTGTTTCCGACCAGCGGATGCCGGGATTGAGTGGGGTGGAAACCCTGGCCCGGGTGCGAAAGCAAGCACCGCTGATTTTACGGCTTTTGCTGACCGGTTATGCCGATATTGAAGCGGCCATGGATTCCATCAACCGGGGCGGGGTTTTTCGTTATATCACCAAGCCCTGGCAGGATGAGGAGTTGCTTCAGACGGTGCGCCACGCCCACCAACATCATCACCTGGTCAAGGAAAACCTGCGCCTGAGTGAACTGGTTAAAAAACAGAACGAGGAGTTGAAAAGATGGAACTCCGAGTTGGAAAACATGGTGCAGGAGCAGACCGAAGAGTTGCAGCGCAGCTATGATGAACTGAAGGCCTTCAACAGCCGTCTGCGGGCCAACTTCAAAAGCGTGATCACTGCCCTGGCCGGGCTGATGGAGCTGCGCAACAAGCGGATGCGCAGCCATTCCCAGAACGTGGCGGAGATTGCCGCCCGGGTTGGGTCGGAGTTGAAGCTGGCGGTGGCCGAGCGGGAAAATCTGGTGGTGGCGGCCCTGCTGCACGATATCGGCAAACTGGGAATGCCCGATGTGATGCTGCTGGTGGATCCGTTTCAAATGGATGAAGCGGAGATGGAGGAGTATCAAAAACATCCGGTTCGCGGCCAGGTGGCCCTGGACCGGATCGAGGACCTGCGGGAGGCGGCACGGATTATCCGCCATCACCATGAACATTACGATGGTGGCGGTTTCCCCGATGGCTTGAAGCAGCGGGAGATTCCGCAAGCCGCCCGGATCATCGCCCTGATTGATTTTATCGATCAGGAGACCCGGCGCTACCAGGGCAGCAGCGGGCTGTCGATCGCTTTCAAAAAGGCGCGGGAAGGGGCGGGGAGCAGGTTTGACCCCAGGTTGATCGCCCCGGTGGAAAAAGTGGCTCGCCGGTTTTACCGGCGTCGCCTGCCCAAAGTCGAGTTTGTGGAAATGGAGTTGCAGCCCAAAGACTTGGCTGCCGGTATGACCTTGAGCCGGGATTTCTTCAGCGGCACCGGCATTCTGCTGCTCAGCAAGGGGACGGTGCTGACCGAGGCCAACCTGAGTATCCTGCGCCGTTATGCCCAGCTTGACCCGACCAAGCGCGGGGTCTTCGTCTCCATCAAAGATGACGGAGACGAAGAGGGTGAGGGAGAAGACGGGGGCAACGGCGCAGAAGCTTAAGCTGCCCGGTCGATGATGTTGCCGCCCAGCTGCTGAATGCGCTCATCAACGGCGGCCAGGGCCTTGTCGATGGTCTTGTAGGAAATATCCGGCAACTTCCCGCCCCAGATCTTTTCCGCCTCTTTAAAGCCCCGCAGTAATCCTTCCCGGCCGGCCCGCAGCATTTCCAGGTTGTCGCCGGCCCCTTTGAGAACAAACTGGGTCAGCCTTTCAGCGGTCTTTTCCACCCCCCAGTAGCCGTCTTTACCCACCAGCAGCTTGGCTTCCGCTTGATTGGTCGGCAAGTTGCCGTGCTGGTTGAATTTACTCAGCGGCAGTCCGTCGGCCAGTTTCACCGCCAGGCGTTCGGCGGCGCTCTGGTTGCGGAAATCGACGTTGCTGTGCCTGCTTACCTCCAGGCTCAGTTGAGTAACCCTGGTGGTAAGCGAGTGAATCCCGGCCGAGCGGTCGGCGCCGGTTTTGCCGCCGCTTTTGCTCGACCAGGTGGTTTGTTGCTCGAAGTACTGGAAATTCAGGGCATAGGTCTGGGTGTTGGCGGCAAGCATGGCTTTCCCTCCGAAAATTTAAGATCCATTATGGGGCTCCGGCGGGCAGGCTCGGCAGGTGCCGATGTCCGGGGCGGAGCGTTATGGCAAAACAAGAAACAAGTGGATACTTTGCTTATCGGTAGCGGTCCGGTATAGCTCAAGGAAAAAGTTGTAAACGTTCGTCCTTGCCTTTTTGGCCCCGGCTTGCTACTTTGCCCGCGTTTAAGTTTCTTTTTGCCGATGGGGAGAAGATGTCTGACCAAATGGAAAACCAGCAGTTCCCGGAAGGAATGGAGCCTTTGGGTGAGGAGGGGTTTACCTTTGCCTGTAACCCTGAAGTGCCCTGCTACACCCGCTGTTGCCATCGGCTGGAGTTACAGCTTTATCCTTATGATATCATTCGCCTGAAAAACCGGCTTAAGATCGGTTCCGAAGAGTTTCTCGAGAACTATGCCGCGGTGGTGCAGGGCGCCAATCCCTTCTTCCCTTCGGTGATGCTGCGGATGCGGCCGGAGGATGGCTATCCCTGCCCTTTTCTCGATCCCGCCAGCGGTTGCACAGTCTACCGCGACCGTCCCTCGGCCTGCCGGACCTACCCCCTGGAGCGGGCGGTGGACCGCCGCCGGCAGCAAGGGCGTAACCGTGATTTTTATTTCCTGGTCCGCCACGATTATTGCCAGGGGCACGGCCGGGGGCGGCAGTGGACGGTGCCGGAGTGGCTGGCCGACCAGCAACTGCTGCCCTACAATGCCATGGCCGATCGCTGGGCCGAGATGGACACCCTTTTTGCCGCCAACCCCTGGCAAGGGGAAGGGGCGGCCGGGCCGCGCCAGTTACTGGCTTTCATGGTCTGCTACAATATCGATCGTTTCCGTGCTTACGTCCGCGAGCATGATCTGCTCCGCCGCCAGCGCCTGGATAAGGCCCGCCGCCGGGCCATTGAAATGGATGACGAGGCGCTGCTCTCTTTCGGCTTCGACTGGCTCCGTCAGGTGCTGAGCAACTCTTGAGCTTTTCTTCCCCCCCAAACGTAAAAAAAATTCAAGCCCGCCTTTGATTTTCCGATAAAGAGATTAAGCCTGTGGCCTTTAGGGGCCGCGCCGGCTGCCAACCAAACTTTACGGCAAAGACGGGAGAACTGACATGAGTGTCGGTAGTATTTCCACCCTGGGTGTAGGTTCCGGGCTGGAGTTACAGAGCATCCTCGAGGATCTGCGGGGGATCGATGAAAAACAGCGGCTTGATCCGCTGAAGAAAAACATCGATCGCTACGAGGCCCAACTCGAGGCCTTCACCGTGGTCCAGAACAAGCTGCTGGACATGCGCTCCCACGTTCGCGATCTCGGCCTTGAAACCACCTATCTCACCAGCGCGGCCAGCAGTTCCAACGAAAGCGTGGCCACCGCCACTGCCGCCGCCGGGGTGGCCGAACAGTCGCTCTCCATGGAAGTTGAACGGTTGGCCAGCCGCAGCACCTTGCTGTCCGAGGGGGTGGCTGATCGGGGTACGGTGATTTCCGACGATGCCAGTGTTTTTTCCTACCGGGTAGGGGATGGCGATTTGGTCACCGTGGAGGTGCCGGAGGGCACCACCCTGGAGGGGCTGGTTCAACTGATCAACAATGATCCTGCCAATGCCGGAGTCAGCGCCAGAATCATCGACAACGGTGACATGGACAACCCTTTCCAGCTTATTCTGCGGGCCAATGAAACCGGCAGCAACAACTTTATCCAGATTGAAGAACTGCCTGACGCCAGTCCCGCGATGGATACCCGCCTGGAAGGAGAAGAGCCGGCGGCGCTCAACGCCAGCTTCATCCTTGATGGCATCAGCTACCGGCGCCAGGGCAATACGGTTGCCAACGTCATCGACGGCCTGACTTTCGAGTTGCAGCAGACCGGCCTGACCACCCTCAGCGTTAGCCAGGATACCAGCAATGTTCGCGAATTGGTGGTTGACCTGGTGGCGGCTTACAACGAGGTGGTCCAGGAGATCGCCGGCAAGAGCCGTTTTGACGAAGAAACCGGAAAACCGGGGGTGCTGGCCCGCACCACCGTTTCCGGCTTGCGCCACGAGTTGCAGAACCTGATGACCGCCACTTACCAGGGCGACGAATCCGGGGCCATCCGCAACATGTTCGACCTGGGGTTGGAGTTTCAGCGCGATGGCAGCATCGTCCTTAATGAGGAGATGCTGGACGAGGCCCTGGCGGCCAATCCGCAGGCGGTGCGGGACTTCATGCTGGGAGACTTCAAGCGCGAGGCTCCGGGCTTTGCCGATCGGCTCCAGGATCGGTTGGGCTCCATCGCCAGCTACGGCGGGCAGATCAGTACCGAGCGGAATAGCGCCGAAGACCGGATTCGTGATCTTGAAACCCGGATCGAGTCGGAACGGGAACGACTGGATCGCCGCTATGCTGTACTGACCCGGCAGTTTATCGAACTGGACAGTTACATGAGCCGGATGACCCAGATGAGTGACTACCTGACTTCGCAGTTTGACAGTCTGTCCCAACTGGCCCCCGGCTCCAGGAAGAAATAATAATACAACCCGGCAACCCCAAGGAGAGTAACCATGTACGCACGCAACAGGGTTCAGGCTTATCGGCAGAGCGAAAGCGCCGCCGTTCATCCGGTGAAGTTGATCCACATGATCTATGAGCGGGTGCTGACCCATCTTGCCTATGCCGAAGAGGCTGTGGTCGCCAATGATCCCCTGCGGCGGGGAGAAAACCTGAGTAAGGCCATTGCCCTGATCAGTGAACTCAATGCGGCCGTCAACCCCAAGGACGAGTCCGAAGCCGCCGCCTTTTTGCGCGGCCTGTACGGGGCGATCATGGTGGAACTGCCCAAGGTGGCCATCAATAACGATGCTGAAATTTTGCGTCAAGCCGCCCGCTACATTGCCGAATTGAAAAAGGTCTGGGAAGAGACGGCCATGCAGGAAAGCGG
This window encodes:
- a CDS encoding sensor histidine kinase, whose product is MSLNRLLERLLPGSTESSVILAVAFCALAVLGLALLALLGWLAELPRLASFGPGMIPMAPSTALFFLLCGLALLVLLEPFSTFWRRLLLLPPLMVLVAFSLLVYFLAAKGVYMRVEHLGLDISGLLNGVPVGHMSPLTAFGFVWLGLVLALLLAARLWSRPAGVEARAFYGLILIFVVLIAGIITAGFVSFRHHEQGHRAAMVHELSAVAALKAERITAWLRELQLNGEELARNHGFADRVEKWLQHDDLQEREVVLSRLADQMEVYNFYGITLLAADKQYVYSQGLNWDRREEVKELLELAADTGWVVRSDLFKDDAGVVHMIWVVPIIADPRRPPVAFVIRSVMAGDFLFPFLAGWPGASQSAETLLVRPEGKQVRYLNPPRFASASPLELVLPLGREEVPAVQAVLGRQGIVEGVDYRGVPVVAALQPVPQTSWYLLARMDMAEMYAPLRERLWVIMLAVLVLLMVAAAGVVLLRRRQQHDQQLARLSREAQRQRHQKAELEQQVARRTAQLATVNRELEAFTYSVSHDLKAPLRGIEGYSRLLLRDYQEQLDEDGRLLVGYICRGVEQMQELIEALLAYSRLERREIKQQGVEPAGLVQAVLAGFADQLEAAGVELQVEVPECKVCADPEGLRMALRNLLANAIKFSRNSRPPRVSIRAVPQGGKLLLSVQDNGVGFKMKDAERIFEIFTRLARDHDEAGSGVGLALVRKAVERMGGRVWAESEPGCGATFWLEIPLAAAPHRDQTTAEHPMNAHDRSIMQGS
- a CDS encoding EAL domain-containing protein: MMKGEAAGEATGKRILYLEDNPMDVDLTRRTLARLQPDCRLQVAGTVAEALELLAPAEPPYDVVLLDLRLPDGSGLEVLSAIRARKLPLAVVVLTGSGSRDAAIAALQAGADNYLVKQDDYLERLPSTLEFALEHFRQQGSGWSRALRVLYAEHKTADAELVQEHLAEHAPHVSLERFSDGAALLARLSGQQGVVAGDVLLLDFDLPDIDALEVVKRLREEIRLDVPVVLIGNQGSEHEVAEAMGLGVADYLIKQSGYLYGLPNTLEQVARLAQLQREQAALRASEQRHRLLAAALDASRDGMVITDLKGKIVAINPAFTTITGYCQDEALGKNPRILQSGRHDRAFYQAMWASLKKNGHWQGEVWNRRKNGEIYPELLSISTVYDDGGQPAYYVGVKTDLTSLRRSEEQLQYLAHHDPLTGLPNRLLLEARLEHGLERARREGGKLAVMVINLDRFRTINDSLGYAAGDRLLEEISQRLRDCVRAEDTLARLAGDEFALVLEMIHDYREAEIMGRRLQQALDEPFTLPDEYEAFMHLSIGISVYPQDGDTVDILLRGADIAVGLAKEGGGGQVFYTSADLNSQARRTLELEGALRRAQEQGEFLLYYQPKVDLHSGRVVGVEALLRWRRPGHGLVSPGEFIPVAERSGLIADLGTWVIHEACRQIQAWREAGLGEVRVAVNVSARQFNHGDLKEILAGALKTHDVKGELLTLELTESMLMLNPEEAITRMATLKELGVKLALDDFGTGFSSFSSLSRFPIDQLKIDRSFVAGLAVEADASTIAVSIIAMAHRMGLKVVAEGVETEVQSGYLRQNGCEEMQGFLFSKPLPAEELAELLRQGRAMEVPEVADEQTLLIVDDEINVLKALQRLLLDEGYRVLTAPDAATGLELLARHRVQVIISDQRMPGMRGIEFLSRVKEIYPDTVRMVLSGYADLETVVEAVNEGALYKFLAKPWKDDLLLEHIREAFLYYQAVVRPRQ
- a CDS encoding sensor histidine kinase, with the translated sequence MSKEELDGLPPGDYELQPQNSVIWQAKREWESIVDCLDVMVLLVDQSGLIRRCNQAFACFLVRPYEEVNGRLWPELFAECGLVEEIRNGNRAEYYHGPSGRTFCCCFYPFAAEYADVKGLVLALRDVSERHRVATELQRKNSELAAAYDDLKASQAKLLQQEKLASIGQLAAGVAHEINNPVGFVTSNLGSMVKYLDKISRFLREEQRLLAAAADRELQEKIEVQRQALKLDFVLADAADLLRESLEGVGRVKNIVQNLKRFSRVDQALYQRVDLNQCLEDTLNIVWNELKYKVTLTKEYGELPLTWCYPQQLNQVFMNLLLNAVQAIEKEGEIGIRTWAEGGAILVSISDTGCGIPFEHQKRLFDPFFTTKEAGKGTGLGLSIVYDIVVQQHGGEVMVCSEPGRGSVFRIWLPVREQE
- a CDS encoding HD domain-containing phosphohydrolase, with product MIDKQQQPAAAGGPKEAAGGFVLFVDDEDNILRALRRLFQEEKFEVVTATSGEEALEIISRRDDCAVIVSDQRMPGLSGVETLARVRKQAPLILRLLLTGYADIEAAMDSINRGGVFRYITKPWQDEELLQTVRHAHQHHHLVKENLRLSELVKKQNEELKRWNSELENMVQEQTEELQRSYDELKAFNSRLRANFKSVITALAGLMELRNKRMRSHSQNVAEIAARVGSELKLAVAERENLVVAALLHDIGKLGMPDVMLLVDPFQMDEAEMEEYQKHPVRGQVALDRIEDLREAARIIRHHHEHYDGGGFPDGLKQREIPQAARIIALIDFIDQETRRYQGSSGLSIAFKKAREGAGSRFDPRLIAPVEKVARRFYRRRLPKVEFVEMELQPKDLAAGMTLSRDFFSGTGILLLSKGTVLTEANLSILRRYAQLDPTKRGVFVSIKDDGDEEGEGEDGGNGAEA
- a CDS encoding YkgJ family cysteine cluster protein; the protein is MSDQMENQQFPEGMEPLGEEGFTFACNPEVPCYTRCCHRLELQLYPYDIIRLKNRLKIGSEEFLENYAAVVQGANPFFPSVMLRMRPEDGYPCPFLDPASGCTVYRDRPSACRTYPLERAVDRRRQQGRNRDFYFLVRHDYCQGHGRGRQWTVPEWLADQQLLPYNAMADRWAEMDTLFAANPWQGEGAAGPRQLLAFMVCYNIDRFRAYVREHDLLRRQRLDKARRRAIEMDDEALLSFGFDWLRQVLSNS
- the fliD gene encoding flagellar filament capping protein FliD — encoded protein: MSVGSISTLGVGSGLELQSILEDLRGIDEKQRLDPLKKNIDRYEAQLEAFTVVQNKLLDMRSHVRDLGLETTYLTSAASSSNESVATATAAAGVAEQSLSMEVERLASRSTLLSEGVADRGTVISDDASVFSYRVGDGDLVTVEVPEGTTLEGLVQLINNDPANAGVSARIIDNGDMDNPFQLILRANETGSNNFIQIEELPDASPAMDTRLEGEEPAALNASFILDGISYRRQGNTVANVIDGLTFELQQTGLTTLSVSQDTSNVRELVVDLVAAYNEVVQEIAGKSRFDEETGKPGVLARTTVSGLRHELQNLMTATYQGDESGAIRNMFDLGLEFQRDGSIVLNEEMLDEALAANPQAVRDFMLGDFKREAPGFADRLQDRLGSIASYGGQISTERNSAEDRIRDLETRIESERERLDRRYAVLTRQFIELDSYMSRMTQMSDYLTSQFDSLSQLAPGSRKK
- the fliS gene encoding flagellar export chaperone FliS translates to MYARNRVQAYRQSESAAVHPVKLIHMIYERVLTHLAYAEEAVVANDPLRRGENLSKAIALISELNAAVNPKDESEAAAFLRGLYGAIMVELPKVAINNDAEILRQAARYIAELKKVWEETAMQESGVLAEKKAAMQPSQEAKAKMTPVSVSI